In one Achromobacter spanius genomic region, the following are encoded:
- the cyoE gene encoding heme o synthase, translating to MTSLAAPQPGLLRQYLVLTKPRVTQLAVFCAVIGMFLAVPGVPDMRRVLFGTIGIWLLAAAAFAINCLIEQEVDARMLRTARRATARGTISAFQVLSLSGLLGGAGMFVLYTLVNPLTMWLTFATFVGYAVIYTVILKPRTPQNIVIGGLSGAMPPALGWAAVADSVPAEAWVLVLIIFIWTPPHFWALALYRNHDYAKAGLPMLPVTHGNQFTRLHILLYSVALVATTLLPYAIRMSGVLYLLSALVLGGMFVSYAWRLYRVYSDELARSMFRFSILYLALLFGALLVDHWVGLLR from the coding sequence ATGACCAGTCTTGCCGCTCCTCAACCCGGATTGCTCCGCCAATACCTCGTACTCACCAAGCCGCGCGTCACGCAGTTGGCGGTGTTTTGCGCGGTCATCGGTATGTTTCTCGCTGTACCGGGCGTACCCGATATGCGCCGCGTGCTGTTTGGCACCATCGGCATCTGGCTGCTGGCCGCAGCCGCCTTCGCCATCAACTGCCTGATCGAACAGGAAGTGGATGCGCGCATGCTGCGCACGGCGCGGCGCGCCACCGCCCGGGGCACCATTTCCGCGTTCCAGGTGCTGAGCCTGTCGGGCCTGTTGGGCGGCGCGGGCATGTTCGTGCTGTACACGCTGGTGAACCCGCTGACCATGTGGCTGACCTTCGCCACGTTTGTGGGTTACGCCGTCATCTATACCGTCATCCTCAAGCCGCGCACGCCGCAGAACATCGTGATTGGCGGCTTGTCGGGCGCCATGCCGCCGGCGCTGGGCTGGGCCGCCGTGGCGGATTCCGTGCCTGCCGAGGCCTGGGTGCTGGTGCTGATCATCTTCATCTGGACCCCGCCGCACTTCTGGGCGCTGGCGCTGTACCGCAACCATGACTACGCCAAGGCCGGCCTGCCCATGCTGCCGGTCACGCATGGCAACCAATTCACGCGCTTGCACATCCTGCTCTACAGCGTGGCGCTGGTGGCCACGACGCTCTTGCCCTACGCCATCCGCATGAGCGGCGTGCTCTATCTGTTGTCGGCACTGGTGCTGGGCGGCATGTTCGTGTCCTATGCCTGGCGCCTGTACCGCGTCTATAGCGACGAACTGGCGCGCAGCATGTTCCGCTTTTCCATTCTCTACCTGGCGCTGCTGTTCGGCGCCCTGCTGGTGGACCACTGGGTCGGCCTGCTGCGCTGA
- a CDS encoding SCO family protein, translated as MSLFSASRRQGLRFAAAAAITVLSATLAACGDSAPKFKGSDISGTQLGRGLELTDTNGKTRQLSDFAGKVVVVFFGFTQCPDVCPTSLAELTEVMKKLGPDADRVQVLLITVDPERDTQEVLKQYVTAFDPRFLGLTGTPDQIKKAAASFKAYYAKAPTKDGNYTMDHTAAFYLLDGKGESRVLANNTLGVDALTHDIQALLKD; from the coding sequence ATGTCTTTGTTTTCCGCGAGCCGCCGGCAGGGTCTGCGCTTTGCCGCCGCTGCCGCCATCACTGTCCTTAGCGCCACCCTTGCCGCCTGCGGCGACAGCGCGCCCAAGTTCAAGGGCAGCGACATCAGCGGCACCCAGTTGGGCCGTGGCCTGGAGCTGACCGACACCAATGGCAAGACCCGCCAGTTGTCCGACTTTGCCGGCAAGGTTGTCGTGGTGTTCTTTGGTTTCACGCAATGCCCGGACGTGTGTCCCACGTCCCTGGCTGAACTGACCGAAGTCATGAAGAAGCTGGGTCCGGACGCCGACCGCGTGCAGGTCTTGCTGATCACCGTGGACCCCGAGCGCGATACGCAGGAAGTGTTGAAGCAGTATGTGACGGCATTCGACCCGCGCTTTCTGGGCCTGACCGGCACGCCGGACCAGATCAAGAAGGCTGCCGCGTCATTCAAGGCGTATTACGCCAAGGCGCCCACCAAGGACGGCAACTACACGATGGACCACACCGCCGCGTTCTACCTGCTGGATGGCAAGGGCGAATCGCGCGTGCTGGCCAACAACACGCTGGGTGTGGACGCGCTCACGCACGACATCCAGGCGCTGCTTAAAGACTAG
- a CDS encoding DUF3717 domain-containing protein encodes MDSISLPQLEQAINYWRNVSPSVGDESRLCPEAAALATPYALMIITHRHDIAVAELNEKAQAALAGWAAAGSQTR; translated from the coding sequence ATGGATTCCATTTCCCTGCCCCAGCTCGAACAGGCCATCAATTACTGGCGCAACGTCTCCCCGTCCGTTGGCGACGAGTCGCGCCTGTGCCCTGAAGCCGCGGCGCTGGCCACGCCCTATGCCCTGATGATCATCACGCACCGGCACGACATTGCCGTGGCCGAGCTGAATGAAAAAGCCCAGGCGGCGTTGGCCGGCTGGGCTGCGGCGGGTTCGCAAACCCGCTGA
- a CDS encoding glycine zipper 2TM domain-containing protein: protein MNTSTRIQHSRSGLHPLVAAAAIAVIVMCAVGVAAVMGWLPSPSANPHADTPVAEAGPEDANLAPAPAQAQAQPSAPQAQQARPASAPRASAPAPAKQACQSCGVVETIRQVQVPVKDNSDHLVGTIGGGVVGGVVGNQFGGGSGKTALTVLGAVGGALAGREVERNIRQQQTVTHYELTVRMSDGSARQFRSAQPFAFASGDHVRVENNQLLPG, encoded by the coding sequence ATGAATACATCCACCCGAATCCAGCACTCGCGCAGCGGCTTGCACCCCTTGGTTGCGGCTGCCGCCATCGCCGTCATTGTCATGTGCGCCGTGGGCGTGGCCGCGGTGATGGGCTGGTTGCCGTCGCCGTCGGCCAATCCGCATGCCGACACCCCGGTGGCGGAAGCTGGCCCTGAAGACGCCAATCTGGCTCCTGCGCCTGCACAAGCACAAGCGCAGCCGTCCGCGCCGCAGGCGCAGCAAGCCCGCCCGGCCTCGGCGCCGCGAGCATCCGCTCCGGCACCCGCCAAGCAGGCATGCCAAAGCTGCGGGGTAGTGGAAACCATCCGGCAGGTGCAGGTGCCGGTGAAGGACAACAGTGACCACCTGGTCGGCACCATCGGTGGCGGCGTGGTCGGCGGCGTCGTGGGTAATCAATTTGGCGGAGGCAGCGGCAAGACGGCGCTGACCGTGCTGGGCGCGGTGGGCGGTGCTTTGGCAGGCCGTGAAGTTGAGCGTAATATCAGACAGCAACAAACGGTGACGCACTATGAGCTGACGGTCCGCATGAGCGACGGCAGTGCGCGCCAGTTCCGCAGCGCGCAGCCGTTCGCCTTTGCTTCGGGCGATCACGTGCGCGTGGAAAACAACCAGCTGCTGCCGGGCTAA